Below is a genomic region from Rosa chinensis cultivar Old Blush chromosome 5, RchiOBHm-V2, whole genome shotgun sequence.
AATTTTTCTCATtgttaattttaataaaatagTTGACTATtactctcacaaaaaaaaaaaagggctataAGGCACGGTATCTTATGTCAAGTGTAGTCATATGTAATCGTTTATTTTCTTCCTAATGCATATTTATGcaggcccgctcacctgcgggacgaaaataaagggacaaaacgggacaAAACCATCCCAGCCGTTGGATCTTAATTCAGTTGATCAAACGGACAAAACGGCAAAccattaaaacaaattttttttaacctaTTATCCAATCCCGTTTAGTCTCAACCAAGACTCTACGTTCAGTCTTgggttcttcctcctcccttgTCTCCACGTTCAGTCttgagttcttcctcctccctcaCCTCCATATACCATTCTTgattcatcctcatcctcatcatcataaGATTGGCCTATCTTGAAGGTATTTTTCTTAGATTTTACTCTCtctcgattttagggttttttttttttaattttttctcttcAGTTTGGGTGAATCATGGAGCCATCGTATTTTGtttgatgatttcatttctggtGTTCTGATTTGATTGTCAAAATTTTGGTATTCTTTTGCAAGTATTGATTTTGCTGGGATATAGAGTTggtcaaaagaaattgaaaaaaaggtCAATACTTTTTGTCCATGGAATGGATTGAATCATTGAATAGGAAGCCTCATTGACCCAAAAAGGTCAATACTTTTTGTCTTGGTTTCATTGTCTTAATTTTGATTTCATTCTCTATCTCACGGTCAAagtttctgcttttttttttttttttttttaaaatcttttTCAAGTAGGGCAATATGTTAATTCAGAGCACTAAAATCTCAAACGGTCAACATAGATTTGTTCAATGAGGAGCTCATGGCTTCACACAATTTTGTCGTCAAAATGCAATTGCATACATGAAGAGCTCAATTATAATATAAGTAAAATGCttgaattgaaattgtgtttaGAACTTGTGTATATTCTTTTGCATTATGATTATAACTTATGATTGTGAATTGGGATGTCTgttacatgtcactgaccaagtaactgtaactggtcacgtaactgaccatgtcactgaccaagtaactgaccatgtcactgaccaagtaactgaccatgtcactgaccaagtaactgtaactggccatgtaactagtcacgtaactgaccatgtaactgaccaagtaactgcccatgtcactgaccatgtcactgaccaagtaactgcccatgtcactgaccaagtaactggtcacctacccatgtcactgaccatgtcactgaccaagtaactgcccatgtcactgaccaagtaactggtcacgtaactgaccatgtaactgaccatgtcactgaccaagtaactgcttgaattgaaattgtgtttagtttttaacttcttttttattagTGTTATGTCTTTGACTCTGTTATGGTGAAATTCTAATTATAGCTGTGTTTGTACAGGGTGTTTGTAATATAATGCTATAGCTTTATGATGGGTGAACCATCGTTACAAGAGACAAATGAGAATGCTGTTGTAGATGAACCAAAACTTCAGCTTGGTCAAGAATTCGAATCAATAGAGGAGGCCTATTACTTTTACAATGAGATATATGCAAAGACTATTGGTTTTAGTGTGAGAATGGGTTCAACTAAGAGAAGTAAGGTGACTGGAGAGATTACTTGGAAACAATTTTTATGTTCCAAGGAAGGAAAAACAGATGAGACTTATGAGAACTCAAGACGGCAACATTCATCGACCATGGAAGAAAGGAGGTGCGGAATAAAGCGTATGGGTTGTAAGGCAAGGTTGAACATCGTCTTTAACAAGGCAAGCAAAAATTGGTGTGTAAGTGACTTCGAGGAGGCTCATACACATGAACTTACAACCCCCAAAAGAGTACATTTATTACCATCACACCGCAAGCTTACAAAGGCAAAAAAGTGTCTTATGGAAAAGCTAAGTAGTGTTAATGTTCGAACAAGTCAGCAATTCAAAATAATGGAGACTGTGGCAGGTGGTATACAGAATGTTGGATGTATTCCCAGAGATTTGAGAAACTTTGAAAGAGATTCAAAGGAAGAAGTGAAGGGACATGATGCAACTATGCTACTTGAGTTCTTAGAgtcagaaaaggaaaagaagccgtCTTTTTATTTTGAAGTTGACCGAGATGAAGAAAATAGGATGAATCGTTGCTTTTGGGCTGATCCTACCTCAAAAAAAGCATATTATTTCTTTAACgatgttgttgtgtttgatACCACGTACAACACAAACAAATATCGCATGATCTTTGCTCCAATCACTGGCGTCAACCATCATGGCCAAACAATTGTATTTGGTTGTGGACTTCTAAGTGATGAGAAAACtgagtcttttatttggttactGGAACAATGGTTGAAAGCTATGCCTAGTGGTCCACCGAAAGTTATAATTACTGATCAAGATCCAGCAATTGCAAAAGCCATTGCTCAAGTTCTTCCACTTACACTCCACCGTTTTTGTCTTTGGCATATCATGTTTAAATTTCGAGATAAGCTTGGTCCTGTGATTGCTCAAAGTTATTATGGACTCTTCAAAGCCAGTGTATATAACTCCAAGACTAAAGAAGAATTTGAAGCTAGTTGGAAGAATGCTGTGCAACAAAGTAGTCAAGAAAATCATGCGTGGTTGAACACAATGTATGAACTACGAAGTAAATGGGTCCCTGCATTTTGCAATCACATCTTTCATGCGGGTATGCAAAGTAGTCAAAGAGTTGAGAGTAACCATTCATTCTTCAAATCATTTGTTTCGGTGAATAATTCTTTATTGGATTTTTCTACAAGGATTAAAAGGGGACTTAGACAACAAAGGCATGAAGAACTGA
It encodes:
- the LOC112164163 gene encoding protein FAR1-RELATED SEQUENCE 5-like, whose product is MGEPSLQETNENAVVDEPKLQLGQEFESIEEAYYFYNEIYAKTIGFSVRMGSTKRSKVTGEITWKQFLCSKEGKTDETYENSRRQHSSTMEERRCGIKRMGCKARLNIVFNKASKNWCVSDFEEAHTHELTTPKRVHLLPSHRKLTKAKKCLMEKLSSVNVRTSQQFKIMETVAGGIQNVGCIPRDLRNFERDSKEEVKGHDATMLLEFLESEKEKKPSFYFEVDRDEENRMNRCFWADPTSKKAYYFFNDVVVFDTTYNTNKYRMIFAPITGVNHHGQTIVFGCGLLSDEKTESFIWLLEQWLKAMPSGPPKVIITDQDPAIAKAIAQVLPLTLHRFCLWHIMFKFRDKLGPVIAQSYYGLFKASVYNSKTKEEFEASWKNAVQQSSQENHAWLNTMYELRSKWVPAFCNHIFHAGMQSSQRVESNHSFFKSFVSVNNSLLDFSTRIKRGLRQQRHEELIRDHVDSNEIPKTRTYYPIEKQMREVYTKEIFLRFQDEVVKSTAYLKCETLKEDENECVYNVLRAADDEQSWKLRQIVHDKVSGFAKCSCGGFEVEGIACRHIIFFFRSMNMVHLPIEYILDRWTKNAKVGRVWDDDGVEVKDVGDKSLMMRYIQLSQLSQGVIDEASLSQETTKYFTDGLHSLRLGIKELLSNLGVEELPSTKKKKIPQEILIEEPSQSKAKGSGKRLKSSKEIAMNRQRNCGKCGKTGHNIKTCEKHNANG